The Litchfieldia alkalitelluris genome has a window encoding:
- a CDS encoding PA14 domain-containing protein codes for MATPVLIILFITIGMFTSNGHVNASGISCTPSNTVKPGKPVGSVHFNWGTGSPVYGMGINDFCAEFDKVVYTDGRDYFAQTFADDGVRVKLNDQDIINRWSNSAGTVNQTALPNLSGKLTFTTQYYEKSGDAAVFSDLVPFGYWLAYYYNNETLSGKPINARTLSYQDGNLVEVIGKDGRGSPMPKTESNFVQTVKEDYFSSKYYTAMRLEAGEYIITAGADDGVKVFLDGKEVLNSWKSGKYQQSSVKVKVADTKEGDIHWLEVHYFEKTGVAKLDVSIEPFVEDEYVTTDQWFAKIYPNKDMKGIPVVKTVNNLDLNWGTGSPHFSIPTNHFSAVFTKKVKIDKAGYYDFNAQADDGVQVLVNGQKVIDSWVNSNNGLRNEAVYLEPGIHTVRVKYFEATGGAKIKFTITALPTVLKKTTSVKEDWNRGKPQTGFPEDHFYAVFNQSQKLQAGDYFIQSYADDGVRVEVDGNYVIDRWTNAAGKTDRGLITGLKAGTHSIKTHYFESGAAAYVYSDIVPFDSWLAYYYNNTTLSGRPANTRVIEPSSNGQLVESISDGGLGAPMDNVNSDYFTAKYVTAKRLPAGDYLIRAGADDAVKVYVDDKLVLDRWTASKYRQDTVKVNLANTDSGNVHWIEVHYLEKARYAQLDVTIEPYDENTRVTEAGWIGEIYPTIIDPYRKPNINVGSSIPFVIGDQSAIENLDFSWGKGSPHTKIPSDHFSAIFKRKITLAETGTYTIQARADDGVIVEIDGKRVIDSWKPSSNGLREVKNYQLSAGTHDVKVYYSELTGSAALKFDFIQETGKIINYTNYNYSVSDMVNIQTGLFTPPQTDKKYDVFVREDALTLDNPDNPKTGTAKGSDWRVRGGPSTSFWNVGTLKENEKVNILGKSPKDHSGYFWYKIQYNRTWVNASPEDVSYYVNPTNFGQDTASYFQFLVLSQSAGLSVNEVNDKILRGKGMLDGKAKAFIDGGSAYNINEIYLLAHALLETGNGTSELAKGILVSEVGGKPVEPKLVYNMYGIGAVDVCPKKCGSEYAYKAGWFTPEAAIIGGADFIAKGYINNGQDTLYKMRWNPANPGSHQYATDMGWAYKQVNRIKSLYDLLDSYTLIFDVPKYK; via the coding sequence TTGGCTACTCCTGTTTTAATCATTCTTTTTATTACAATAGGCATGTTTACCAGTAATGGTCATGTAAATGCCTCAGGAATATCTTGTACACCAAGCAATACAGTTAAGCCGGGTAAGCCGGTAGGCTCGGTTCATTTTAACTGGGGAACTGGTAGTCCTGTTTATGGAATGGGAATAAATGATTTTTGTGCTGAGTTTGACAAAGTCGTTTATACAGATGGAAGAGATTATTTCGCCCAAACGTTTGCAGATGATGGTGTAAGAGTAAAACTGAATGATCAGGATATTATTAATCGTTGGAGTAATTCAGCGGGTACTGTTAATCAGACTGCTCTACCAAATCTGAGTGGAAAGCTTACCTTTACCACACAGTATTACGAAAAGTCTGGAGATGCAGCTGTTTTCTCTGATTTAGTACCTTTTGGGTATTGGCTTGCTTATTACTATAATAATGAAACACTATCAGGGAAACCTATAAATGCTAGGACCCTATCATATCAAGATGGTAATCTTGTAGAAGTTATTGGTAAGGATGGAAGAGGTTCGCCGATGCCAAAGACGGAATCGAACTTTGTACAAACTGTAAAGGAAGATTATTTTTCTTCGAAGTATTATACTGCGATGCGCCTTGAAGCAGGAGAATATATTATCACGGCTGGAGCCGATGATGGTGTAAAGGTATTTCTTGACGGTAAGGAAGTCCTCAATAGCTGGAAATCGGGCAAATATCAACAAAGTTCAGTGAAGGTGAAGGTTGCTGATACTAAAGAAGGTGACATTCATTGGCTTGAGGTTCATTACTTTGAGAAGACGGGTGTGGCTAAGCTTGATGTATCGATTGAGCCATTTGTTGAAGATGAATATGTTACTACTGATCAGTGGTTTGCGAAAATTTATCCGAACAAGGATATGAAAGGGATTCCTGTTGTAAAAACAGTAAACAATCTAGATCTAAATTGGGGTACTGGCTCCCCGCACTTTTCAATACCTACGAACCACTTCTCAGCAGTTTTTACGAAAAAAGTAAAAATTGATAAAGCGGGATACTATGATTTTAATGCTCAAGCAGATGATGGAGTTCAAGTGTTAGTTAATGGGCAGAAGGTTATTGATTCTTGGGTGAACAGTAATAACGGCTTAAGAAATGAAGCTGTTTATCTAGAGCCTGGTATTCATACGGTTAGAGTAAAGTATTTTGAAGCAACTGGTGGGGCGAAAATCAAGTTCACTATTACTGCTTTACCAACAGTCTTAAAGAAAACGACTAGTGTAAAGGAAGATTGGAATAGAGGGAAACCACAAACAGGATTCCCGGAAGATCATTTCTACGCAGTCTTTAATCAAAGCCAAAAGCTTCAAGCTGGAGATTATTTTATTCAGTCGTATGCTGATGATGGTGTACGTGTTGAAGTGGATGGCAATTATGTAATTGACCGATGGACGAACGCAGCTGGTAAAACAGATCGTGGATTAATCACAGGGCTTAAAGCAGGAACACATTCTATCAAAACGCATTATTTTGAAAGTGGAGCTGCTGCATATGTTTATTCTGATATCGTTCCCTTTGATAGTTGGTTAGCGTATTACTATAACAATACAACCCTCTCTGGGCGCCCGGCTAATACACGTGTCATCGAACCAAGTAGTAATGGACAGCTTGTTGAATCGATTTCTGATGGTGGTTTAGGTGCACCGATGGATAACGTGAACTCTGATTATTTTACAGCAAAATATGTGACTGCGAAGCGCTTACCGGCGGGAGATTATTTAATTCGTGCAGGTGCCGATGATGCAGTTAAAGTATATGTTGACGACAAGTTAGTTCTTGATCGTTGGACGGCTAGTAAATACAGACAAGACACAGTAAAAGTAAATCTTGCAAACACTGATAGTGGAAACGTGCATTGGATTGAAGTTCATTATCTCGAAAAAGCGAGGTATGCCCAGCTGGATGTGACCATTGAGCCTTATGATGAAAATACCAGAGTAACTGAAGCGGGTTGGATTGGTGAAATTTACCCTACTATTATCGACCCTTATAGGAAGCCAAATATTAATGTTGGTTCATCGATTCCTTTTGTTATTGGTGATCAGTCGGCCATCGAAAACCTTGATTTTTCATGGGGAAAGGGCTCTCCACACACGAAGATTCCAAGCGATCATTTTTCGGCCATTTTTAAACGGAAAATTACGTTAGCAGAAACAGGCACTTATACGATTCAAGCAAGAGCTGATGATGGTGTGATTGTTGAGATTGATGGAAAAAGAGTCATCGATTCTTGGAAGCCAAGTAGCAATGGATTACGAGAAGTGAAAAATTATCAATTATCTGCTGGCACACACGATGTGAAGGTATATTATTCAGAACTAACAGGTTCTGCGGCATTAAAGTTTGATTTTATACAAGAAACTGGAAAGATTATTAATTATACGAACTATAACTACTCCGTATCAGACATGGTAAATATTCAAACAGGACTTTTTACTCCACCCCAAACTGATAAAAAGTATGATGTGTTTGTTAGAGAAGATGCACTTACTTTGGACAATCCTGACAATCCTAAAACAGGGACAGCAAAAGGATCTGATTGGAGGGTTCGTGGCGGCCCAAGTACGAGTTTCTGGAATGTTGGAACACTGAAGGAAAATGAAAAAGTCAATATTTTAGGTAAGTCTCCTAAAGATCATTCAGGTTATTTTTGGTATAAAATTCAATATAACCGAACTTGGGTTAATGCGAGTCCGGAAGACGTTTCTTATTATGTAAATCCAACTAACTTTGGGCAAGATACAGCTTCATACTTCCAGTTCCTCGTTTTATCACAGAGTGCGGGATTAAGCGTTAACGAAGTGAATGATAAGATCCTAAGAGGCAAAGGAATGCTTGATGGCAAGGCTAAAGCATTCATTGATGGCGGAAGTGCTTATAATATCAATGAAATTTACCTTTTAGCACATGCATTACTTGAAACCGGAAATGGTACATCTGAACTAGCAAAAGGAATCTTAGTTAGTGAGGTTGGTGGAAAACCTGTAGAGCCGAAACTAGTTTATAATATGTATGGTATTGGTGCCGTAGATGTTTGCCCAAAGAAATGTGGTTCTGAATATGCATATAAAGCGGGTTGGTTTACACCAGAAGCGGCCATCATTGGTGGAGCTGATTTTATCGCAAAAGGTTATATCAATAATGGACAAGATACTCTCTATAAAATGAGGTGGAATCCTGCGAACCCTGGTTCTCACCAATATGCAACAGATATGGGCTGGGCTTATAAACAGGTAAATCGAATCAAATCTCTTTATGATTTACTAGATTCATATACGTTGATTTTTGATGTCCCCAAATATAAATAA
- a CDS encoding BsuPI-related putative proteinase inhibitor translates to MDSRKKFGDFVNQSTYKSNVNKTKLKATLNRRDYQEGELVCFEFKLENQTEKEVTLTFSSGQEYDYVLQHEEIGVIEQFSEGKFFIQAFKNLNIGKGEAKIYSISFPSLKKGTYSLMVWSTALEVKVLKQSVKFTI, encoded by the coding sequence ATGGATTCTCGAAAAAAGTTCGGAGATTTTGTGAACCAGTCAACTTATAAAAGTAATGTGAATAAAACAAAGCTCAAAGCAACCCTTAATCGTCGTGATTATCAAGAGGGTGAGCTCGTTTGTTTTGAATTCAAGTTGGAGAATCAAACGGAAAAGGAGGTAACACTTACTTTCTCCTCTGGACAGGAATATGACTATGTTCTTCAACATGAAGAGATCGGAGTGATAGAACAATTCTCAGAGGGCAAATTTTTTATACAAGCGTTTAAAAACCTAAATATAGGAAAAGGTGAAGCAAAAATTTATTCTATTAGTTTTCCAAGTCTTAAAAAAGGGACTTATTCCTTAATGGTTTGGAGTACTGCTTTAGAAGTAAAGGTATTGAAGCAAAGTGTAAAATTTACAATTTAA